A segment of the Phocoena sinus isolate mPhoSin1 chromosome 11, mPhoSin1.pri, whole genome shotgun sequence genome:
aagaaGCCGTCAGCCAAACCGAAGCCCCGGGCCCTGGAAGGCTGGCTTGACGCAGACGTCAGAAGTCAGGCGGAAGGCGCAGGGGACGAGCTGGAAATCCAGGTGGGTCCCTCTGCAGCTTTATGCTTTCAGCAGTGGAGgggatggggcgggggagggcgtgGAGAGGCGGCCATCCACAGGGACTCACTTACCAGCCACTCAAGGAACATCAAACAGCACAAAAACAGTGGACTCTGCACCACTGGGCTCTGTTGAGATCGGCTTTGCCGATCAACAGGCAAACATCTAAGCAACTTTGCTGTATTAGGATGAGCCTcaagcagaggggagagggggcgCCAGCAGATGCCAGGTGATCTCAGAGGGGAGCCAGCAAATAGACAGGAAGGAAGAGCTGGTCACAGACTGGAGGCGTTTCCTGCAGAAAACTTTCTGATCGACTCAGGGGCCCCTCGGACCTTACCTTACCCAATCTTACCAGGCGGCGGCCTGGACAGGTGAGCGGTGAGCCCAGCTCTCACCAAACCCCACCTGTAGACGAGGATGGGGCTCATCAGGCTTGCTTGAGCTTTGATGAATAGTTCACGGGGCACGGGAGCCATTTAGAGAGAAACGGAGGACTAGGAGAGAGAAAGCGTGAAGGCGTTTTAGTTACCCCTGCTGGGCAGCCGCGGTCCAGGGAATGGTTCTGACAAGAGTTTAGGCGAGGACAGATCCCCGCACGCAGGGAAACCACAATCCCCGGGTGGTGCCTAGTAACTACTGTTAGTAACTGCGGTCTCACTCTCCGGCTGCTTTACCCTCCTGCTTCGCATTTAACCTCTACAACCACCTGTGAAGTCAGTGGGGCTGGTTTCTGTGCCCTCATTTAGAGATGAGGAACCGAGGTTCAGCCGAGGGAGCTCACTGGGCTGAGGGGCCACAGCCCTGCATGGGGAAGAGGTGGGACCCACAGTCTGGGGGACTCCAGTCCCCAAGCCCTGTGTCCCCATCACCAGTCGGGCAGAGAGCGAGCAGGTGGCCCAGGAAGTctcctctgccctgccctggcctccctccacccacccccagcctctcctcccctcaGGGGTCAAATCCCCAACCCTCGCCCTCTGACCCTCGCCAGGCGCCTCCTCCACCACAGGTGAGACCCCACCCGCCACGTTCCCACTCATCAGCCTGCAAATCCTTAGACTAAAACCAGGGAACTTTCCCGGTGAGACTGCCAGGTCCAGTGGGGCCAGAGACGCCCTAAGTTAGCCCAGGCGGGGAAGAGGTTCCAGTGGCTGATGACTCACGGCTGGACGTTTCCAGTTTCCACAGAGCAAACGGCAGGCCCTACCTCCGCTAGAACCAGGAGTCTGAAATGTCGGAGGTGGTGAGACgccagaggcaggtgggaggccTGTGACACAGGCCGCAGAGCTCTGGCTGTGCCCCCCGAACCCCTCCAGGGCCAGGGTCCCACCTCACTCATCCCAGGCCCCTACACCCCCTCCAAAAGTTTTCCTGAAATCCAGCAAGTTTCAGAGCTGGAAGTTTTCGAGGCCAAGTTCCACCCATCCCCCACTGACCACATGAGACACTAAGGCACCTTTTCAAGTCGCTCAAAGCCGCACCCCTATCCAACAGCTGCTGCGACTCCCGTCAGTTGCCCGTCTCTGGTTCCAGAGTGCAAACCAGCCCAGCAGGTCCCCAGCTTGGTGCTTGTGGTGCTGCAAAGTCAGCTGGGGTCATCCAACCACCCGCATGAGCCACAGGGGTGGAGCGGAAATGAGTATTTACTGAAGGGAGGGAACAGAGGGGCCTCAGTTCCCCCAAAATCACTCATATCATCTCCACTTGCTCCACCTTCACGGTGGAGACAAGAGGGggaggtaaattttaaaaaggggacCAGCAGATACCTGTTGTTTTAATAACATCTCTGAGCATCtctgctcatctgtgaaatgggagcaACAGTGGCTCCTGCCCGGAGGGAAACGGGCTCAGCCTGGGCCTGACCAGGGCAAGGGCTGCacgcagggcagggcagggcagcgGCTCTGGGGCTCAAAGAGGCTCCAGGGCTGGTGGACTCGGGCCTGCAGTCTGGCCCTTGCCTCCACCTCCCTCTGTGGCCCCAGGCAAGTCGGGGCCTCAGctccttcatctgaaaaatgcGGCTGACGTGTCCTGTCTGGAGGGCAAGGAGGCAGGAGGACCAAGGACGGAGGGCTCCCTTTCAGACCCAAGATCCCTGCGTCAACTCATCCAGAATCTCAGTGACCAACAGGGCCAGGTACCCAGGCAGTTACTGGATGAATGGAGCTAGATAGTCTCCGCTCCCCAGGTGAGAAACGATGATGTGGCCGGAAACAGAGCTCCTCCCTATTCACCCAAAACTGAGCTCCAGTAAATCATCTCATAGGCTGCCAAGAAAGTAGGGGAAATGGGGTGCTCTCCCTGGAGAAGGGATGAGACGGAggcacagaaagaagaacaaacttggCTCAGAGCATCGTTCTAGGGAAAGGTCAGCTTCCTGTCCAACTTCCCACAGAACAAGGAGAGGCCTGTGCAAATGAGAGGAAGACcacctgggaagggaggaaggtggGGGGCAGAGACCGTCCCCCAGGCTAGTGCTGTGTACACCAGGGAGAACCCTGCTCCCCAGATCACCCTGCCAGGGCCTGAAGCTCTACCACTGGCCATTCAACCTTATGTCTTCCTAAGCTGCAAGGAGCAGGGAACCTTGATCTAGGGGACTTCACAGCTTTTATCAGTAACCTTCTCAGAGGTAAGGAAAGAGGGTACAAGGTAAGCCTCCTAAAGATGGTGCGGATGGTAAGACTAGGCCTGGGCAGGAGGGTAACCTGGCTGAGCTGTCCCCTCAGTGGTGCCTGCTGGACCCCaggccccctctctccctctcctgagAGCCCAGGGCCTCCACTGGGatgggacggggtggggggtggggggggcggggcacgCATGGGAGGGTGTGACCTCTGACAATTCCTGGATCCTCCTAGTTCAGCGCCCCCTTTGACGTTGGGATCAAGCTGTCAGGGGCTCAGTCCCACCAGCATGGCCAGACCCTGGGGAAGTTTCTTCAGGACGTCCTTTGGGAAGACGCCAGCGGTAAGTCCTTTCTCCAGTTTCCTCGGAGTCCCAATGTGAGTCCGCCTATGGGTGACAAAACAGAAGTTTTCTTCCCCATCCCTGCCTCTCAAAAGAGCTCCTAATTCCTCTTTCCCAAacacagtcatccctcagtacctgcgggggattggttccagggccCCCAGCTTCTAGGGGATGTGCCCAAATCACACGGTCCATATTCTGAGGCCAGCGCTCCCCCCATCACAACACACCACCTCCGTCACCTTGTGGAAGAAAAGCCAACTTTGACGGCACTGGCAGAATGGCGGACACAGCACTacttttttggtggttttttttttttttttttttttttttggctgtgctgcacagtatgtgggatcttagttccctaaccagggatcgaaccccgtgccccccgcagtggaagcacggagtcttaaccgctggaccccCAAGGAAGTCCCAGACACAGCACTTTGACTTGACCTCTTGCTTTTCAGAAACCCCAGCCCACAAGTGACCGGCCCTGAGTCCAGCCACCTCTCTGTTTTCCCACCCTCAGAAGCATTCACCTGGCTTCCAGAACGCTTCCGAGACCACCCCCAGCTCTGAGGGGTACCAGTCTAGGAGGTGAATAAATGCTCAAACTGGATGGTGAAGgttcaaaatgtttatttcaggaaagaggaaaatttCACATTTCACTGAAAAACACCCCCTGCCCCATTCTTGGTCTATGgtcaaagggaagagaaaagaagaacatGTAGCAACGAGGTGTCAATGCTTAGAAAACCAAATTAGACCCATTTCTACAAGCAGATAAGGCTACTGGGGgaatggaggtgggggagagaaggtggacagaaagggggaaggaggggcgagacagaggagaaaaaggagaagacaaaGTTCCTTTAAATATCAGAGCTTCCCGATGCAAAGCTGCACAGAGAGCTTATTAACAACCAGCAAGGCCTGTGTGGACGGGAAAACTTCAGGTGACACTATCAGAGCCAACAGCCGTTGCACTGACATCCATGGGCAGAAAAGGATGCTGGGAATGTGAGAGCCTGAGTCTGAAGTTAGATTGAGTGGGCCGCTAACAATGGCTAGAGCCACTGCTGGACATGGCTGACCtaactcctcctccttcctcctcgtCCACTGAGAAGACCTGGCACAGCAGACGCCACCTCATGTGGCCAAGGCTGGCCATTACCTTGGTTCCTTCACTGATTTGGAACACCAGGTTGACATCCAAAACCACTTCCAACTCCAGCTCACAGCTGAAGTGAGCCTTGGTCCTTAAGTTCCACAACTGAATTCCAGTGAAGACCCAGTCTTCCTGGGAGGAATGTCACTTATCAGTCACTTGCTCTTTGGTATAAACACGTGAACTGACTTGAGAGCTATTGACAATGGATGCATGATCACGAGGGGAGGAGCACCGCCCATCCCGACAGGTGCGCACCCATCGGAAACACGCAGGATGCCCCTCTGAGAAGCTGGGGTAACATCCATATTCTGGAGAAACCTCTGTCACAAAGGGCTCCCTCTAGGAGCCAAGTATCTTCTCGAGTGAAATTCTGGCCATCTGGCACTCAAGGCACAGCCCTACAGCACTAACCACTGATTACACTAAGTGGGCACCCCGAAACTCCACCACCATGCCTCACACCATGTGTGAGAAGGCACACATGGTCCATGGATTGTCACATGATCAGAGACCctcttagaaatgcagagtctcaggccccgcccccgccctagTAGATCAGGATCTGCATTTTGACAAGACCCCCAGGCGCATATATAAAGTGGCTTAGAGGCCACGGGGTCCTATTCAGGCAGCAGAGCCAGGTCGGCCCACCTGGCTTAGAGTGGGTGTGGACTCTTACATAACTCAGGAAAATGCAGACTTGGCCAGGGTGCCCTCAACAAAATTGAGAGCGCATGAAAAAGCTGTCCTGTTCCCTCTTTCACTTATCTCCCCGCCCAACTCTCTAAGCCCCAGCTCTGCTGTCAACTCCATGCCCATGCATTgggcacacaacacacacacacacacacacacactcttccatCTCTCAGGGAACCACACCCCTGACTACCTGGCCGCGCAGTGACGTAGCTCACCAAGCCCTTGCTTCTGAAAGCATCTGCCTCTAAGTGGTAATCACATTTTGAAAGGCATTATCCCCACTAGAGGAATCTAAGGTATTGGAGAGCAGGTGAACTActtgggtggagggagagaggaagcagaagTCCACCTCCATGAGCCAGACACTCGCTCTGATGCAGAGACCCACACGCGGGCCTGGAGCTGAGGCACATCCCAGCTCTAAAGCTTAGTAGGGGTGCAACCCTGATCATCACTAGCCAGGCCCACTGCCCTCTTCTCAACACCCAGCGGAGGCACCAAGACTCAAACATGGTCAAAGGGCTCAAGAAACCAGCTCCCAACCTGCTGGAGAAGCAGCCAGACGGGGCTCTGGGGAGGAtgggggccaggccctggggggaATGCTGGTCACCTGATGCTCGCCCACAAAGACAAGGCCTTACTCCTTTCTCAAGGGACACACAAGCCTTCTCTCCCACTTGCCTAGGTCATTCACTCCAGAAACAGAGGTTAAGCGCCCACTCTGGTCAGGCTCTCTCACCTGCCCCAGGCAGCATGGTGGGGTGGAAAGCTGAGGGCTTCAGGCTCAGACCTGAATCTGAACACCCGCTGTCTGGTCCAGCGCACGACACTGAACTTCTCAGGCTCCTCCCATGTAAaacacccaccccaccccggtCACTATCAAGACTGAACACGTATGTCCCACGAGGACACCTGCACACAGGAGACATTCAATTATCCTGATAGCCACCATTTACAGCATCCTTGCTGTGCGCCagcactgttctaaatacttCTTACATGAACTTAATGTAATTTCAGTGAATTTTCACAACAGACACACTTCAGAGGgggaaaactgaagttcagaggaaTTTAGTGACTTCCCAAGGTTACACATCAAACACGTTTCCGACTCACCCAGAGCTGTGGGCTCAGGCCCCCACGCCCCCACGTTCGGCTGCTTCTCTACCAATGTCACCCTCTTGCCCTGCTGCTTGGGGTCCTAGGGattccttctgtttctgtttttcattttctttcataatacATGGGGTCAACTTGGAGTGGGCTGAGGACAATTTCAAGTCAACAACCAGCAGAAATAAAAGTGATCACAGGCAACACACTTGAGAAAACGTAGCATTTCAAACCTGGTCCCACGTCGGCCTTCTCGGACCTGTTCCTGCACGTGTCACTTCCCGACACCACTAACTTCCGGTTCTCTGAAGCAGCTGTATATACCCGTGGGCTGAGCAAGATATTTgctgcagaaaaaaaaaccctccttataaaaaactttattttataatatacccAGTACATTAGTATAACAGCTCgtgtatttaacttttttaaaattaatttgttttaatttttggctgcgttgggtcttcgttgctgtgcgtgggctttctctagttgtggcgagaggaggctattcttcattgcagtgtgagggcttctcattgttgtggcttctcttgttgcagagcacgggctctaggcacacaggcttcagcagttgtggcactcgggctcagtagttgtggctcacaggctcattagttgtggagcacgggcttagttgctccgtggcatacgggatcttcccaggccagggatcaaacccatgtcccctgcattggcaggcagattcttaaccactgtgccaccagggaagcccgtgtttaACATCTTACACACTTACAGAGGGGTAAGAAATTCTCTTACGACGGTGTACAGACAGAAGAATAGAGATCCACGCTTGGCGACCTTCCTTTAGTCTGAATCCACTTCCAAACATCGTTGACAAATGAGCATTTACAGGGAGCACAGGGCTGCCTGGCCACTGACTGACAGTTCTGCTGCCATCCTGGACGCTTTATTCAAGCACCGTACACTTCAGTGGCCCTTTGCCCTGATCTTACAGAAATGCCTGAGGCAAAAATGAAAGTGTTTGCGGTAAATGATTACTATTGGTCCCAAACTTAATAGAGAGAGATGTAAAACACCAGAAAGGCCAAGAGCAGACTTCCAGCCACAAAGAGACTATCACTGTGTCCAGTGGACATAGCTGCCATATGTCCAGCTGGGACAGAGCTGAGACAGTGAGTAATGTGCTGGAAATACGCACACCAACGACTGTGCATCTGACATGAGGCATCAACAGATTCCAAATTTCGTTACCATTCTTGGAACAGAGCCTCCCTTTTGACGGGTTTACTTTGGGCTTGAGCACCTACTTGTGTTCAAGGATACCTTAGGACAAAACTGGAAGACTGACTGCAAGCAGTGAAACAGAATTTCCTCCAAAGTTTACCCAGCAGCATCAGAGTTCACAGTCCAAAGCCCACAGTACAACCAAGTCATCAACAACACCCTCGTGTACTCAATTTTTCTTCCTCCTACTGCTTTGCTCTGGAACAAAGAAGGTGTCTATGTATTTTTCACTGCTAAGCAGCAGCAGTGTATCTGGGTGTTTCCAGGCAGTAAAATGAGAGTTAATGCTCAAAGGCAGAACTTTTAAGAAGGTACCAGGGATTCTTCTTTTCAGttgaattttaattcttttcagcaaatctttttttttttttttttttttaatttatttttggccgcactgggtcttcattgctgcacgcaggctttctctagttgcggcgagcgggggctactcttcgttgcggtgcacaggctcctcattgcggtggcttctcttgttgcagagcacgggctctaggcgcacgggcttcagtagttgtggcacacgggctcagcagttgtggcttgcaggctctagagcaaaggcttcagtagttgcggtgcacgggcttagttgctctgtggcatgtgggatcttccaggaccagggttcaaacccgtgtctcctgcattggcaggcggattcttaaccactgcgccaccagggaagccctttccagtTGAATTTTGCTGAGGCACAGGTACATTTTTGAATGTCTCCAGACCTTTGGATTCTTAGGTTACAAAGCTAGTCAACAACTAAACCATCGTTAACACTCTGAGAAATATAAACGAACATGGAGACCATGGGAGTTGGCTGAAGATCCATCACTTTATTTTCAGAAAGAGACGGTCAAAGGGAGCGAGGGGGCAGAGATACAGAGGCATTCCGGCAACACAACAAAAACAATCAAGTCAGCCATCCAAAAACAATGCCAACCAGCTTTCACTCCCACACAGGTAATGTTTCACTGTGTAACAGAAATGATAATCCTAAATCCTGGAGATAAAAGTATATAGCACCTTGTGCTTTACTTTGGCAGGGAGACTGCAATGGCTCAGAGACATCCACTGAGTTATCACTCTTAGTCCTTGAACACAGGCCCGGTTGGTTTCCTTCGGAGGCAGTTGTGATGTACAGGCCTTGCTGTGAAAGAGATGGATCAGGGACAGTTCATTGGGTGACAACAAAGCACCGTGAAATCCTTAGTCCTCCAAATCTTCCAAGCAGGAGAACAAGGCCCCGGATTTGCCAAATCTGCGGCACAGATGACGCACAGCTGATCCATGGAAGGTCGACACTGAATTAAGGCCTACTTCCCAGGCCAGCAACTTGGGTACCGGGGCAAGAGGGAAATACCACATATGAAATGCAAAGTCCATTCCCTTGCAGGTTACGAGGTTCAAAAGCACCTTCCACAAACACCTAGAGGCATCCAACATAAGCACTGGATCTTACGATTTCAGCTCTTGGCCTCCAAGAAACAGACAAGGGACTCAGGGTGGCCTGTCGCACTGAGGAAGGTTGGAATAAAGGATCCTTCTGTCCCAAATGCAGAGCATCCTCACTCTTAACCCTTGACCGTCATAACCTTCCAGGGCCTGTAATGAACACACCTTTACAAGGCACCAGCAGGGAGCAGAGCACAGCTCAGAACTTGAGATGACCTGGCTGTTCAAAGTCCAAGGAGTGGCTCTCACTTTCACCACGGAGAAAGGACGCAGCAGAGGCCAAGGCAAGGGAGAGCCCCAGGACGGGGAACGGGAGATCCATGGACACCAGGCCTCTTGTTCTGCATAGGCAATAGAACAGGGCTGGGCAGTGCCAGCAGAGCTTTGGAAAATTAAATTGGTTTACCTCTCGACCTGGATGGGGCACACAAGGGGCTGTTACATGAGATGAAACAGAAGGAGTATTTTTGGTCCAGTGCTCCaggagaagggagcagagtggAGCACAGGGCAGCTGGAACCCCCTGACAGCAGACTAGCAGACAGCATCTGCTGCAGACTGGACCCAACACAATTGAGCTGCAGCCCTGGGGACCTCGGTAAGTGGGATCACCTTCCTCGGGGTCGTCTTCCTCAAGCAGGCTTCCTCCTCAAGTCCCCCAGTCTGTCCAGATGCTCCTCGGCCAGGACTTTCCCTGGACCATGAGCACCCCTTTGGCCCCTCCATACTGATGGCAGTGGAACCAGTGAGACCAGCAGCCAAGGTCCTTCCACCAGTGCCAACTCAGAGCTGACGCAGCAAC
Coding sequences within it:
- the GHRL gene encoding appetite-regulating hormone isoform X2, with product MPSPGAVCSLLLFSVLWVDLAMAGSSFLSPEHQKVQQRKESKKPSAKPKPRALEGWLDADVRSQAEGAGDELEIQFSAPFDVGIKLSGAQSHQHGQTLGKFLQDVLWEDASGKSFLQFPRSPNVSPPMGDKTEVFFPIPASQKSS